Genomic DNA from Streptomyces venezuelae:
GGCGGCCTTGGCCTCACCTTCGGCGCGCAGGATCGCGGACTGCTTCTCGCCCTCGGCGCGCAGGATCTCCGACTGCCGTACACCTTCGGCCTGGAGGATCGCCGCGCGCTTGTCGCGGTCGGCGCGCATCTGCTTCTCCATCGAGTCCTGGATGGAGGTCGGCGGCTCGATCGCCTTGAGCTCGACGCGGTTGACACGGATGCCCCACTTGCCGGTCGCCTCGTCGAGGACGCCGCGCAGGGCCGCGTTGATCTCCTCGCGGGAGGTCAGGGTCCGCTCCAGGTCCATGCCACCGATGATGTTGCGCAGGGTGGTGACGGTGAGCTGCTCGATCGCCTGGATGTAGCTGGCGACCTCGTATGTCGCGGCCCTGGCGTCGGTCACCTGGTAGTAGATGACAGTGTCGATGTTGACCACCAGGTTGTCCTGGGTGATCACGGGCTGCGGCGGGAAGGGGACGACCTGTTCACGCAGGTCGATGCGGTTGCGGATCGAGTCGATGAACGGGACGACGATGTTCAGTCCGGCGTTCAGCGTGCGGGTGTAGCGGCCGAAGCGTTCGACGATGGCGGCGCTGGCCTGTGGGATGACCTGGATGGTCTTGATCAGGGCGATGAATACCAGCACCACCAGAATGATCAGGACGATGATGATTGGTTGCATCGTGGTTCCCCGTACCCTTCATGCCTCGGTGTTCCCGAAAGATTCCGCGTTCCCGAAAGATTCCGCGCGGTCGCGAAGATCTTGCTGGTCGAGTCTGTCAGACCGTCGTACCGCCCGTGGGGCATTCACATGACGACGGCCGTCGCTCCGTCGATCTCCACGACGTCGACCTCCTGGCCCGCTTCGTAGGCACGGTCGGTGTCGAGGGCGCGGGCCGACCAGATCTCTCCCGCCAGCTTGATGCGTCCGCCGGAGCCGTCGACCCGTTCGAGGACCAGTGCGGATCTGCCCTTCAGGGCCTCGACTCCGGTGGCCAGTTCGGGCCGTCCGGCGCGGTGCCGGGTCGCGATCGGGCGTACGACGGCGATGAGCGCCACCGATACCGCGGCGAAGACGACGACTTGGAGCACGACGCCGCCGCCGAGGCCCGCGGTCACGGAGGCCGCGACGGCGCCGACGGCGAGCATGCCGAACTCCGGCATCGCGGTCAGTACGAGTGGGATTCCGAGCGCGGCGGCCCCGATCAGCCACCACACCCATGCGTCGATGTCCACGTGGTCATCGTAGGACCGCGGGTCCCTCCGGGGACAGGGCGCCGATCAGCTGAGCGGGAGGCCCGTGGCGGTCCAGCGGTCGTTGCGCTGCTCGACGACCAGCGGGAGGCCGAAACAGAGGGAGAGGTTGCGGGAGGTGAGCTCCAACTCCAGCGGGCCCGCGGCGAGGACCTTGCCCTGGCGGATCATCAGGACGTGGGTGAAGCCGGGCGCGATCTCCTCGACGTGGTGCGTGACCATGATCATCGAGGGGGCGATCGGGTCGCGGGCGAGGCGGCCGAGGCGGCGTACGAGATCTTCGCGACCGCCGAGGTCGAGGCCCGCGGCGGGCTCGTCGAGGAGGAGCAGCTCGGGGTCGGTCATCAGGGCGCGGGCGATCAGGGTGCGCTTGCGCTCGCCCTCGGAGAGGGTGCCGAACCTGCGGTCGAGGTAGTCGCTCATGCCGAGGCGGTCGAGGAAGGCGCGGGCGCGCTGCTCGTCCACGTCTTCGTAGTCCTCGTGCCAACCGGCGGTCATTCCGTAGGCGGCGGTGAGGACCGTCTGGAGGACGGTCTGGCGCTTGGGCAGCTTCTCCGCCATCGCGATGCCGGCGACGCCGATGCGCGGGCGCAGTTCGAAGACGTCCGTGCCGGGCTTGCCGAGGGTCTCGCCGAGGATGGTGGCGGTGCCGGTGCTCGGGTAGAGGTAGCTGGACGCGACGTTGAGGAGGGTGGTCTTGCCGGCGCCGTTGGGGCCGAGGATGACCCAGCGCTCCCCTTCCTTGACCGACCAGGAGACCTGGTCCACCAGAGCCCGGCCCTCGCGGACCACAGATACGTCCTCAAGCTCCAGTACATCGCTCATGAGCGCGCTGTCTCCCATTGCAGTCTCGGTCGTCGCTCGCGCCTGTGGACGCGGCCCCCGGATAAAACCTACGCCACCGGCCGACCGTTCCTGTCGTGAGGCCGGTCCTTAGGCTGTGTGCATGCTCTCGGAACCACGCTCAGGACGCCTGGCCGCATGGGGAAATGCCCTTTTGGCCGGACTTGTTTCTCCGGATGACGCCGTGCTCGCGATGGTCGGCGACGACGCGGTGCACCGCGTCGAAGGACTTCCCGGGGAATCGGGCCCGGTCGGTCTGACGCTCGCCATGGGACGGCTGCGCTCGCTGGGGGTGACCGGTCTGCGGGTGGCGCTGCCCGCGCCGGGGCATCCGCTGGGGCTGAGCGGGCCGCCCGAGTTCAATGCGCGCGCCTTGGAGGCGGAGGAGGCCGTCGTCGGTTTCGGCGCGCCGTACGGGCTCGTGCCCGAGGTGTACGAGGCGGGGCCCGACGGCGACGTCCATGTGGAGGTCGTCTGGCACTGCCTGCCCGTGCGTGAGGCGCCGCCCGCCGATGTCCCCTCGCTCGGCGAGGCGGAGCGGGAGCTCGCGGAGGCGCTGCGGGAGGCGACGGAGGTGTTGTCGCGGCTCGACGTCGCCGGGTCGGGGCCGGTGGCGGAGGCGGCGCTCGACGCGTACCGGGCGCGTGCGGAGCGGGGGCGCGAGCTGCTCGCGCCCGGTTATCCGCCGCGTGCGGTGCGGGTCCTCGAGCTGGCTCAGCGGGTCGGTCTGCTGATCTCGCTGGCGTACGAGAACGGGCACGGCGGGGCTGTGAGCGCGTCGGAGATGGCCGCGCGTGGGCAGGCGCTGCGGCCCGTGGAGCGGACGGCGCGGCGGGCGCAGGTGGCCGCGTTCAACTCGTATGTGGAGGAGCGGGAGCGGGGCGGCGGGCGCTGAGGTCCTGTCCTCGTGCGGATGACGCGGGGGCCCCGCGGACCGTCTCGGTCCGCGGGGCCCGCGCCGGGGCTTGTGCCTCAGCGGTTCACCGTGTGGTTGGCGAACGCCGGGTTGAGGACACCGATGACGTTGACGCTGTTGCCGGTGGCGTTGACCGGGACGTCGACCGGCACCTGGACGAGGTTGCCGGAGCCGATGCCCGGGGACTTCGTGGCGACACCGTCGGCCTGCGCGTCCGAGGTGGCGGAGGCGACTCCGGCGGACGCGCCCGCGGCGAGACCGGCGGCGACGACGGCGAGTGCGGCCTTCTTGGCGATGCTGTTCATGGGACGTGCTCCTCCTGCTGACATGGGTGACCCCGGGGATGCCGGGGCCAGGGGGCGTGCTGCTCGCAGGATGCGATCAGAAGTTCTTGCAGACGTTGCCGAACACCGGGTTGAGGCCGCCGATGACGGTGACGGTGTTGCCGCAGACGTTCACCGGGACGTGGACCGGGGCCTGGACCAGGTTGCCCGAGACGACACCGGGGGAGTTCTTGGCGACTCCGTCGGCGTGCGCGCCACCGTGGGCGGAAGCCATGCCGGCGCCGGCCGCAACCAGGCCGCCGGCCACCATCGTGACGGCAGCGGCCTTCTTCAGGTTCTTCACTTCTACGTTCCTCCTGAGCAGAAGCTGCGGCCAGCCGCCGCAGCACGCACTGGAGAACGCCCGAACGCCCCCGGGGATACGCCATCCGGGGGACATCCACACGACGGTATGAATCTCAGACCGCGGGTCGACGGGGCGACGGGGCGGTCTCAGCCGGTCACGCCGTGGCGTACGGCCCAGAGCGCGGCCTGGGTGCGGTCCGCCAGGTCGAGCTTCATCAGGATGTTCGAGACATGGGTCTTGACGGTCTTCTCGGAGAGGACGAGGGCGCGGGCGATCTCGCGGTTCGAGCGGCCGTCGGCGATCAGGCAGAGGACCTCGCGCTCCCGTTCGGT
This window encodes:
- a CDS encoding NfeD family protein produces the protein MDIDAWVWWLIGAAALGIPLVLTAMPEFGMLAVGAVAASVTAGLGGGVVLQVVVFAAVSVALIAVVRPIATRHRAGRPELATGVEALKGRSALVLERVDGSGGRIKLAGEIWSARALDTDRAYEAGQEVDVVEIDGATAVVM
- a CDS encoding chaplin, which produces MKNLKKAAAVTMVAGGLVAAGAGMASAHGGAHADGVAKNSPGVVSGNLVQAPVHVPVNVCGNTVTVIGGLNPVFGNVCKNF
- a CDS encoding chaplin, producing MNSIAKKAALAVVAAGLAAGASAGVASATSDAQADGVATKSPGIGSGNLVQVPVDVPVNATGNSVNVIGVLNPAFANHTVNR
- a CDS encoding SPFH domain-containing protein — encoded protein: MQPIIIVLIILVVLVFIALIKTIQVIPQASAAIVERFGRYTRTLNAGLNIVVPFIDSIRNRIDLREQVVPFPPQPVITQDNLVVNIDTVIYYQVTDARAATYEVASYIQAIEQLTVTTLRNIIGGMDLERTLTSREEINAALRGVLDEATGKWGIRVNRVELKAIEPPTSIQDSMEKQMRADRDKRAAILQAEGVRQSEILRAEGEKQSAILRAEGEAKAAALRAEGEAQAIRTVFESIHAGDPDQKLLSYQYLQMLPKIAEGDANKLWIVPSEIGDALKGLGGALGNFGPLGGGSGGSAPATERREQPPID
- a CDS encoding ABC transporter ATP-binding protein gives rise to the protein MSDVLELEDVSVVREGRALVDQVSWSVKEGERWVILGPNGAGKTTLLNVASSYLYPSTGTATILGETLGKPGTDVFELRPRIGVAGIAMAEKLPKRQTVLQTVLTAAYGMTAGWHEDYEDVDEQRARAFLDRLGMSDYLDRRFGTLSEGERKRTLIARALMTDPELLLLDEPAAGLDLGGREDLVRRLGRLARDPIAPSMIMVTHHVEEIAPGFTHVLMIRQGKVLAAGPLELELTSRNLSLCFGLPLVVEQRNDRWTATGLPLS